Proteins encoded within one genomic window of Desulfurobacterium indicum:
- a CDS encoding transposase gives MELQKILPDLVKEVVKQTLESIMTAEREVFLKEHGGTKNGFYVRNLDTVIGKLENLRIPRDREGKFRTKLIEPYRRRDINLEDLILGMFASGMSARAVAQALESVFELKYSPSTISKISQVTLEEI, from the coding sequence ATGGAACTACAGAAGATTTTACCAGACCTAGTTAAGGAAGTGGTAAAGCAAACCTTAGAGTCAATCATGACGGCTGAAAGAGAAGTGTTTCTTAAAGAACATGGAGGAACAAAGAACGGCTTTTACGTTAGAAACTTAGATACTGTTATCGGTAAGCTTGAAAATCTGAGAATTCCAAGAGATAGAGAGGGAAAATTCAGAACAAAGTTGATAGAACCTTATAGAAGAAGAGATATCAATCTTGAAGACTTAATACTTGGGATGTTTGCCTCTGGTATGAGTGCAAGAGCAGTAGCCCAGGCTCTTGAAAGCGTGTTTGAACTTAAATACTCACCCTCAACCATAAGCAAAATATCGCAGGTAACCTTAGAGGAAATA
- a CDS encoding phosphoribosyltransferase — protein sequence MGCSPGGYPISQAYTKYRTLPSITDDVAAKLGITNEYIERKALERIREIEERKQKFGVSDVDLYNRDVILVDDGIATGLTVKAAISEIKRERPLRIILAVPVMPEDKIEEFSSLVDDLIVLYAPTFFNAVGQFYQYFPQVEDEEVIKILRELNER from the coding sequence GTGGGGTGTTCCCCAGGAGGTTATCCCATTTCTCAAGCTTACACAAAATATCGTACACTACCTTCTATCACCGATGATGTGGCTGCGAAGCTCGGAATTACGAATGAGTATATTGAAAGAAAAGCTCTTGAAAGAATAAGAGAGATTGAAGAGAGAAAACAGAAATTTGGTGTTTCTGATGTTGACCTTTATAACAGAGATGTTATTCTTGTAGATGACGGGATAGCAACGGGGTTGACGGTTAAAGCCGCGATTTCTGAAATAAAAAGGGAGCGGCCGTTACGTATAATTCTTGCTGTTCCTGTTATGCCTGAAGATAAGATAGAAGAGTTTTCTTCGCTGGTTGACGACCTTATAGTTCTATATGCTCCGACATTTTTCAATGCCGTAGGGCAGTTTTACCAGTATTTTCCTCAGGTTGAGGATGAAGAGGTAATAAAGATACTTAGAGAGTTAAACGAGAGATGA
- a CDS encoding replication-associated recombination protein A has product MMDTLFSKGKRPLAVRLQPENFEEFVGQRHIIGKGKPLRRLIENDAVKPSIFWGEPGTGKTALARLIAKMSNADFIELNAVTSNIKEIKEALAKGRKNFEIGRKTILFIDEIHRFNKVQQDALLPDIEAGNVILVGASTENPYFSLVPALRSRVKLYKFEPLSPGEIKTLIMRALTDKRGLKKQNLAISESALELLARLSGGDGRKALNYLEEIAALLPSGSEIDEKVVKEVAFGETTKYGKGDYHYDVISAFIKSVRGSDVDAALYYLARMLKGGEDPVFIARRLVILASEDIGNANPQALLMANAAMDAVSKIGMPEAALVLAQVTIYLSMSPKSNAVYKSLKRVVEAVESGDVLPVPLHLRDSHYKGAGNMGHGKGYLYPHDFPGHYVEQNYLSEDRKFYSDDGIGFEKQLKQWLEEMKGAKNNRKD; this is encoded by the coding sequence ATGATGGATACGCTTTTTTCAAAAGGGAAAAGACCTCTTGCTGTCAGGCTTCAGCCTGAAAATTTTGAAGAGTTTGTTGGTCAGAGACATATTATAGGTAAAGGTAAACCTTTAAGGCGACTTATTGAAAATGATGCTGTCAAGCCTTCCATATTTTGGGGAGAACCTGGAACCGGCAAAACGGCACTGGCACGGTTGATAGCTAAAATGTCCAATGCCGACTTTATAGAGCTTAACGCTGTTACTTCAAACATTAAAGAGATAAAAGAGGCTCTTGCAAAGGGGAGAAAAAACTTTGAGATTGGAAGGAAGACAATACTTTTCATAGATGAAATTCACAGGTTTAACAAGGTTCAGCAGGATGCGTTGCTTCCCGATATAGAGGCGGGAAATGTCATACTTGTAGGTGCTTCCACTGAGAACCCTTACTTTTCCCTCGTTCCGGCTTTAAGATCAAGGGTTAAACTTTACAAGTTTGAGCCTCTTTCGCCGGGAGAGATTAAGACTTTAATCATGAGGGCGCTTACCGATAAGAGAGGTTTAAAGAAGCAGAATTTGGCAATTTCCGAAAGTGCCCTTGAGCTTCTTGCCAGACTTTCGGGAGGGGACGGCAGGAAGGCTTTGAACTATCTTGAAGAGATTGCTGCTTTGCTTCCTTCTGGTTCTGAAATTGATGAAAAGGTTGTGAAGGAAGTGGCTTTCGGTGAAACCACAAAATACGGTAAGGGAGACTATCACTATGATGTTATCTCTGCTTTTATAAAATCTGTTAGAGGAAGTGATGTTGATGCGGCACTTTACTACCTTGCAAGGATGCTTAAAGGTGGAGAGGATCCAGTTTTCATTGCAAGGCGTCTTGTTATCCTTGCTTCTGAAGATATAGGTAATGCAAATCCACAGGCTCTCTTGATGGCAAATGCTGCAATGGATGCGGTTTCAAAGATAGGGATGCCGGAAGCAGCACTCGTCCTTGCCCAGGTTACGATATATCTTTCAATGAGTCCGAAATCGAACGCCGTTTACAAATCTCTCAAAAGGGTTGTGGAGGCTGTTGAATCGGGCGATGTCCTTCCTGTTCCTCTCCATTTAAGGGATTCTCATTACAAAGGTGCCGGCAATATGGGGCACGGTAAAGGTTATCTTTATCCTCATGATTTCCCGGGACATTACGTTGAGCAGAACTATCTTTCCGAAGATAGGAAATTTTATTCTGATGATGGTATAGGCTTTGAAAAACAGTTAAAACAGTGGCTGGAGGAGATGAAAGGTGCTAAAAATAACAGGAAAGACTGA
- a CDS encoding shikimate dehydrogenase translates to MLKITGKTDVYGIFGFPVEHSLSPLMQTAAFHTLGIDAVYVPFEVNPENLKDAVAGLRAMNIRGINITVPLKEKIVPLLDKVDEAAAFLGAVNTVKNENGILSGYNTDGDGFVDSLEEEGVDISGKTVLLIGAGGSGKAVAFALLKRGAEKVVIANRTVEKAESLAGKLESYGKVEAVSLGDVENLLEKVDLIVNTTSLGMKESDPPLFNYILIPSSVTVVDIIYKPFKTKLLLAAEENGAKIVNGLGMLVHQGARAFRIWTGRKPPIDVMKRVLMEQLW, encoded by the coding sequence GTGCTAAAAATAACAGGAAAGACTGACGTTTACGGTATTTTTGGTTTTCCGGTGGAACACTCCCTTTCTCCTTTAATGCAGACTGCGGCTTTTCATACCCTCGGTATTGATGCTGTCTATGTGCCTTTTGAGGTTAATCCTGAAAACCTAAAGGATGCAGTTGCAGGTCTTCGTGCCATGAATATAAGAGGGATAAACATCACCGTGCCTTTAAAGGAGAAAATTGTTCCGCTTCTTGATAAGGTAGATGAGGCAGCAGCCTTTTTGGGAGCCGTTAATACTGTTAAGAATGAAAACGGTATTTTGAGCGGTTACAACACCGACGGAGACGGTTTCGTTGATTCTCTTGAAGAGGAGGGAGTCGATATAAGCGGAAAAACAGTTCTCCTTATAGGAGCGGGAGGTTCGGGGAAAGCGGTTGCTTTTGCCCTTTTAAAGAGAGGAGCCGAAAAGGTGGTTATTGCCAACAGAACAGTTGAAAAAGCAGAGTCTCTTGCCGGGAAACTTGAAAGCTACGGGAAGGTTGAAGCTGTTTCTCTGGGCGATGTTGAAAACCTCCTGGAAAAGGTTGATTTAATCGTGAATACAACGTCTCTTGGTATGAAAGAGAGTGATCCACCGCTTTTTAACTATATACTTATTCCTTCCTCTGTCACAGTTGTTGATATTATTTACAAACCTTTTAAAACAAAACTCCTTCTGGCGGCAGAAGAAAATGGGGCAAAGATAGTAAATGGTCTGGGAATGCTTGTTCATCAAGGGGCAAGGGCTTTCAGGATATGGACAGGACGTAAGCCGCCGATAGATGTGATGAAAAGAGTTCTAATGGAGCAGTTATGGTAG
- a CDS encoding MgtC/SapB family protein: MVEFMRELVNSSVWNQYEPYFLSIIFGALVGIEREYKKQLEGIPTFGGIRTFILISLLGTLSAHVADGISPIVVPVVFVVASAFILMAQKNEKEPGLTSEFAALVTFFTGVLCFFREYQIAAVISIAVFSILTFKKPMHEFVRHITLDDLFAFLKFAVVTVLIYPLLPDKTFYGVNPRDVWAMVVVISTIDFIGYVLTKFVGSKKGTVITGLIGGLVSSTAVTITLSSFAKRNPVIVSEYAAGIVGASAIMFFRILTLVFIVNTALVKFFLFPCVVATIFGLFFTYARAKMTKGNEKIEVENPYELSTALKFGVFFGFILFLTKFAAKYAGAWGLFAIAAVSGLSDVDAITLSMAKLYSSGEITALIAVTAIFIAATVNTLFKWFITFFIGGREIFRESTKGFLLLLAGEILGLAGIFAVLLR; this comes from the coding sequence ATGGTAGAGTTTATGCGGGAGCTTGTTAATTCTTCCGTCTGGAATCAGTATGAGCCTTACTTTTTGTCAATAATTTTCGGTGCTCTTGTTGGGATAGAGAGGGAGTATAAAAAACAGCTTGAAGGGATTCCGACGTTTGGTGGTATTAGAACGTTTATTCTCATATCCTTGCTTGGAACTTTGTCCGCTCATGTGGCCGATGGTATATCTCCGATTGTTGTTCCTGTGGTTTTTGTGGTTGCTTCTGCTTTTATTCTTATGGCTCAAAAGAACGAAAAGGAGCCGGGCTTGACTTCCGAATTTGCCGCCCTTGTAACCTTTTTTACAGGTGTCCTCTGCTTTTTCAGAGAGTATCAGATAGCTGCCGTTATATCGATAGCTGTTTTTTCTATTCTTACGTTTAAAAAGCCGATGCACGAATTTGTAAGGCACATTACTCTTGATGATTTGTTTGCATTTTTAAAATTTGCCGTTGTTACGGTGCTTATCTATCCTCTCCTTCCTGATAAAACGTTTTACGGAGTAAATCCGAGAGATGTTTGGGCGATGGTTGTTGTTATCTCTACGATAGATTTTATCGGATATGTTCTTACCAAATTTGTTGGAAGTAAGAAAGGGACAGTTATTACAGGACTTATAGGAGGTCTTGTTTCAAGCACGGCCGTTACAATTACTCTTTCGTCGTTTGCGAAAAGGAATCCGGTTATAGTGAGTGAATATGCCGCCGGGATAGTCGGTGCTTCTGCGATAATGTTTTTTAGGATTTTAACACTTGTTTTTATCGTTAATACTGCTCTTGTAAAGTTTTTTCTCTTTCCGTGTGTTGTTGCTACAATTTTCGGCCTCTTCTTCACCTATGCCAGGGCAAAAATGACAAAGGGAAATGAAAAGATAGAGGTTGAAAATCCTTATGAGTTATCAACGGCTCTTAAATTTGGAGTCTTTTTCGGTTTTATTCTTTTTCTTACGAAGTTTGCTGCAAAGTATGCCGGTGCCTGGGGGCTTTTTGCTATAGCAGCCGTTTCGGGGCTTTCCGATGTGGATGCAATAACGCTTTCAATGGCAAAACTTTACTCTTCCGGTGAAATTACGGCATTGATAGCGGTTACGGCGATATTTATAGCGGCTACGGTGAACACACTTTTTAAATGGTTTATTACCTTTTTCATTGGGGGCAGGGAAATATTTAGAGAAAGCACTAAAGGCTTCCTTTTGCTTCTTGCCGGAGAAATTCTTGGATTGGCAGGAATTTTTGCAGTTTTATTACGTTAA
- the panD gene encoding aspartate 1-decarboxylase has protein sequence MRRFMFKSKIHRATVTQADLNYEGSITIDSSLMKLANILPYEKVDIYNITNGERFSTYVIPGEAESGVICLNGAAARKVQVGDKVIIVSYCELEEAELENFSPTVVLVDEENRPVKVASQSGGILV, from the coding sequence ATGAGAAGATTTATGTTTAAGTCAAAAATACACAGAGCTACGGTAACACAGGCAGACCTTAACTATGAGGGAAGCATTACCATAGACTCTTCACTTATGAAACTTGCCAACATTCTTCCTTACGAAAAGGTTGATATATACAACATCACAAATGGTGAAAGATTTTCCACATACGTAATACCTGGAGAGGCGGAAAGTGGCGTAATATGCTTAAACGGTGCTGCTGCAAGAAAAGTGCAGGTGGGCGATAAAGTTATTATCGTTTCCTACTGTGAACTTGAAGAGGCAGAACTTGAGAACTTCTCTCCAACGGTTGTTCTTGTAGATGAAGAAAACAGACCTGTAAAAGTGGCTTCTCAATCCGGAGGAATCTTAGTTTAA
- the mscL gene encoding large-conductance mechanosensitive channel protein MscL, with amino-acid sequence MGILKEFKEFAMRGNVIDMAIGIIIGAAFGKIVSSFVGDVLMPLIGLLVGGVNFTGLSITVGKATIKYGKFIQSVVDFVIIAFAIFLAIKAINSFKKKEKEKPSAPPAPSKEEVLLSEIRDLLKEMAEK; translated from the coding sequence ATGGGAATACTCAAAGAGTTTAAAGAATTCGCCATGAGAGGTAATGTAATTGACATGGCAATCGGTATCATCATAGGTGCAGCATTCGGGAAAATCGTTTCATCATTTGTTGGTGATGTCCTTATGCCACTTATAGGGCTTCTTGTCGGCGGTGTAAATTTTACAGGACTATCTATAACTGTTGGAAAAGCAACTATCAAATATGGAAAATTTATCCAATCTGTCGTTGATTTTGTAATAATAGCTTTCGCAATATTTTTGGCAATCAAAGCTATAAACTCCTTTAAAAAGAAAGAAAAAGAAAAACCATCCGCACCACCAGCACCATCAAAAGAGGAAGTTTTACTTTCAGAGATAAGGGATCTATTAAAAGAAATGGCCGAGAAATAA
- a CDS encoding DUF505 domain-containing protein, with translation MVIRKEHALALLKLREVEKGQFCRVKETEEAPFMELEMANLARMGKPLEYILTYWGEALVNVLKEMVEKGVISHPEKWDEEFRWVGSEVIAMIDSAVKNADIPGELTEKYLEERGFVEEKKIEKKGTFKVINDYARAVYDIFQNASPRLIVSKELHDYIKSIPSGPAESSMLKGEERLPLILESMRLIAFSVPSSDVYTFTALGCKVKEACELIPPALDVVISEDIMDTLAECFDSGIDELTEEEKEVLWALALVDDKGELLPPGEALLEVYRVWKDKEVLPVKTINVENIDAELLKGIEEVWKKHEDNPEVVPTVDELVHYLFYKPLKDYKHVMEHYGRRLYQDLGYQKKEEIKKKFSEVKTVEELFKSFYEKGNKWYVKLYDIVQESLYTMESFNLIESKDYNGKKVHYLTDWGKKALEDMKTRGFRRISSTAVKAITIKNRVFGAPNVDWYEEAVSAQLVGGGEPTVAGKLYEDAAYGIKRLPHITRFELQVLHKIPENGFFVDDLYEHFDETWHEEIEYAVNKLEARGYIDILPNRAIVLTEVGRLIKRALAGTPEGFANPITPLGVRVLDALRKVGTLYVKEQKVRVLPKNLKEAIKLSGLDEETFGEELLILKKANLVGKNSINEAGLLILEAFDKLN, from the coding sequence ATGGTAATCAGAAAGGAGCACGCGCTCGCTCTCCTGAAACTGAGAGAGGTAGAGAAAGGACAGTTCTGTAGAGTCAAGGAAACGGAAGAAGCGCCGTTTATGGAGCTTGAGATGGCAAACCTTGCAAGGATGGGAAAACCTCTTGAGTATATTTTGACGTATTGGGGAGAAGCTCTTGTAAACGTTTTGAAGGAAATGGTTGAGAAGGGAGTTATTTCTCATCCTGAAAAGTGGGATGAAGAGTTTAGATGGGTTGGTTCTGAAGTTATAGCCATGATAGATTCGGCTGTCAAAAATGCGGATATTCCTGGAGAGCTTACTGAAAAGTATCTTGAAGAGAGGGGATTTGTTGAAGAGAAAAAGATAGAGAAGAAGGGGACTTTTAAAGTTATAAATGATTATGCCAGAGCCGTTTATGATATTTTCCAGAATGCAAGTCCGAGGTTGATTGTATCAAAAGAGCTTCACGACTACATTAAATCAATTCCTTCAGGTCCTGCCGAAAGCTCAATGCTTAAAGGTGAGGAAAGGTTGCCTCTCATACTTGAATCAATGAGACTTATAGCTTTTTCTGTGCCTTCATCCGATGTTTATACTTTTACCGCTCTCGGATGTAAGGTCAAGGAGGCTTGTGAGTTGATTCCGCCGGCTCTTGATGTGGTTATTTCTGAAGACATTATGGACACACTTGCAGAGTGTTTTGATTCCGGTATTGATGAATTAACTGAAGAAGAGAAAGAAGTGCTGTGGGCACTTGCTCTTGTAGATGATAAAGGTGAGTTACTTCCGCCGGGAGAAGCTCTTCTTGAAGTTTACAGGGTCTGGAAGGACAAGGAAGTTCTTCCTGTTAAGACGATAAACGTTGAAAATATTGATGCTGAGCTTCTCAAAGGTATTGAAGAGGTATGGAAAAAGCATGAAGATAATCCGGAAGTTGTTCCTACTGTCGATGAGCTTGTTCATTACCTTTTTTACAAGCCTCTTAAAGATTACAAGCATGTTATGGAACATTACGGCAGAAGGCTCTATCAGGATTTGGGTTATCAGAAAAAAGAAGAGATTAAAAAGAAGTTTTCCGAAGTTAAAACGGTTGAAGAGCTTTTCAAGAGCTTTTACGAAAAGGGAAACAAGTGGTATGTCAAGCTTTACGACATTGTTCAAGAGAGTCTCTATACTATGGAATCATTTAACCTTATCGAATCAAAAGATTATAACGGCAAAAAGGTTCACTATCTAACAGATTGGGGCAAGAAAGCTCTTGAAGATATGAAGACAAGAGGATTTAGAAGGATTTCTTCAACGGCTGTTAAAGCTATTACGATTAAGAACAGAGTTTTCGGTGCTCCCAATGTTGACTGGTATGAAGAAGCAGTTTCCGCTCAGCTTGTTGGTGGTGGGGAGCCGACGGTTGCGGGTAAGCTCTATGAAGATGCGGCTTATGGAATCAAGAGACTTCCCCACATAACAAGATTTGAGCTTCAGGTTCTTCACAAAATTCCGGAAAACGGCTTCTTTGTAGATGATCTTTACGAACATTTTGATGAGACGTGGCATGAAGAGATTGAATATGCCGTTAATAAACTTGAAGCAAGAGGATATATTGATATCTTACCAAACAGGGCAATTGTCCTGACAGAAGTTGGAAGACTTATAAAGAGGGCCCTCGCCGGAACACCGGAAGGTTTCGCCAATCCTATTACGCCTCTTGGCGTCAGGGTGCTTGATGCGCTCAGGAAAGTAGGAACTCTCTATGTTAAAGAGCAAAAAGTAAGAGTTCTTCCGAAAAATCTTAAAGAAGCCATTAAGCTTTCAGGCCTTGATGAAGAGACTTTCGGTGAAGAACTCTTAATTCTTAAAAAGGCAAACCTTGTTGGTAAAAACAGCATCAATGAAGCAGGCCTTTTGATCCTTGAAGCTTTCGACAAACTTAATTAA
- a CDS encoding M20 metallopeptidase family protein, with product MKVDFLKDAREIKDFIVGLRRQIHQYPELSGREFKTSELVADTLKDIGVDELQEGFGETTAVVALIKGNSDRTVALRADMDALPIKEETGKPYASKIDGVMHACGHDAHTAMLLGAAKLLVKHKKKLKGNVKLIFQPCEERQDCRGAKRLVAAGVLRNPDVGAIFGIHVFPELETGKVATCPGAALASSDVFRIKIYGKGTHASKPHMGIDTVLIASQVVNTLHHIVSRRVDPLDPAVLTIGTIKGGEAENIIPDTVEMAGTIRTLNEDVRKKIPLWIEEALRGITSAYGGSYEFDYEEGTPPLINDKKVTEFAMNSLKELLGEGNVLYLEKPSMGGEDFAEYLKFVPGTYFRLGTGNREKGTTYPLHNPRFDIDEDALPVGTAVLSFLAFKWLSDK from the coding sequence ATGAAAGTGGATTTTCTGAAAGATGCACGTGAAATAAAAGATTTTATTGTCGGTTTAAGGCGTCAGATACATCAGTATCCTGAACTTTCAGGAAGGGAATTTAAAACGTCCGAGCTTGTTGCCGACACGTTAAAGGATATAGGTGTTGATGAACTGCAGGAAGGCTTTGGAGAGACAACGGCTGTGGTTGCTCTTATAAAAGGAAACAGTGATAGGACGGTTGCTTTAAGGGCAGACATGGATGCCCTTCCTATAAAAGAAGAAACCGGGAAACCTTACGCTTCAAAAATTGACGGTGTTATGCACGCTTGCGGTCATGATGCCCATACTGCAATGTTGCTTGGAGCGGCAAAACTGCTTGTGAAGCATAAGAAAAAACTTAAAGGAAACGTTAAGCTCATTTTCCAGCCCTGTGAGGAGCGGCAGGACTGTCGCGGTGCAAAGAGGCTTGTTGCTGCCGGTGTTCTTAGAAACCCTGATGTTGGTGCCATTTTCGGTATTCACGTTTTCCCGGAGCTTGAAACGGGAAAAGTGGCAACCTGCCCCGGTGCCGCTCTTGCATCGTCTGATGTTTTCAGGATAAAGATTTACGGAAAGGGAACTCATGCGTCAAAACCTCACATGGGAATTGATACCGTTTTGATAGCGTCACAGGTTGTTAATACGCTTCACCACATTGTGAGCAGAAGAGTAGATCCCCTTGATCCGGCTGTCCTTACCATAGGAACGATAAAGGGAGGAGAAGCTGAGAACATCATTCCCGATACCGTTGAGATGGCAGGAACGATAAGAACTTTAAACGAAGATGTGAGAAAGAAAATTCCGCTATGGATAGAAGAGGCTTTAAGAGGGATAACATCTGCTTACGGCGGTTCCTATGAATTTGACTATGAGGAGGGTACTCCACCTCTTATAAATGATAAGAAAGTTACAGAATTTGCTATGAACAGTTTGAAAGAGCTTCTTGGTGAAGGGAATGTTCTCTATCTTGAAAAGCCTTCAATGGGCGGAGAGGATTTTGCAGAATATCTGAAGTTTGTTCCCGGCACCTATTTCAGACTTGGAACTGGCAACAGAGAAAAAGGAACAACTTATCCCCTTCACAATCCAAGGTTTGATATTGATGAAGATGCCCTTCCTGTTGGCACTGCAGTTCTCTCTTTTCTTGCCTTTAAATGGCTTTCAGATAAGTAG
- a CDS encoding methylated-DNA--[protein]-cysteine S-methyltransferase — MITVVQFSFGVTVIVEHTENTATKVNLTTEKLAEIEGHPLIVKRFQAYEKYGKVIVPFKDELLTPFQLKVFSTVMAIPPGKTITYGQIAKILKTSPRAVGQALKRNPFPIIIPCHRVISSKNIGGFSAGTSIKKLLLNFETNHFTQR, encoded by the coding sequence ATGATAACCGTTGTTCAGTTCTCATTTGGAGTCACCGTAATAGTAGAACACACAGAAAACACCGCAACAAAAGTGAACTTAACAACAGAAAAGTTGGCAGAGATAGAGGGACATCCTTTAATTGTTAAAAGATTTCAAGCCTACGAGAAATATGGAAAAGTCATTGTCCCTTTCAAGGACGAGTTACTTACACCTTTTCAGTTAAAAGTTTTCTCAACTGTTATGGCCATTCCCCCCGGTAAAACTATAACTTATGGTCAAATCGCAAAGATACTCAAAACATCACCAAGAGCTGTCGGACAGGCACTCAAAAGAAATCCATTTCCAATTATTATTCCCTGCCACAGGGTTATATCATCCAAAAATATTGGCGGTTTTTCCGCTGGCACATCCATAAAAAAATTGCTGCTTAACTTTGAAACAAATCACTTCACACAACGGTAG
- a CDS encoding uracil-DNA glycosylase, with the protein MDKIRQFIIFLNEIGYEEIKIKGASMAGKENINIENDTDELEKLKEKVLKCKKCRLAETRHNVVFGEGNPKTNLMFIGEAPGEQEDLQGRPFVGRAGQLLTRFLNLFGIERERVYITNIVKCRPPKNRNPQPDEIKTCYPYLNKQIEIIKPKVILCLGAFAARTVLNLPEKTPISKIRGQEFKVKDYIVIPTFHPAYLLRNRRGETDFQRDLEVALRIAGMI; encoded by the coding sequence TTGGATAAAATCCGGCAGTTCATAATATTTTTAAACGAAATAGGATATGAAGAGATAAAAATTAAAGGAGCTTCCATGGCAGGAAAAGAAAACATTAACATTGAAAATGATACTGATGAGCTTGAAAAGCTAAAAGAAAAAGTCCTTAAATGCAAAAAATGCAGACTTGCTGAAACACGTCACAACGTCGTATTTGGAGAAGGGAACCCCAAAACAAACCTGATGTTCATAGGAGAGGCTCCAGGAGAACAGGAAGATCTTCAGGGAAGGCCTTTTGTGGGAAGAGCAGGACAACTATTGACAAGATTTTTAAACCTTTTCGGCATAGAAAGAGAAAGAGTTTACATCACCAACATTGTAAAATGCAGACCACCAAAAAATAGAAATCCACAGCCGGATGAAATAAAAACCTGCTACCCTTACCTCAATAAACAGATAGAAATAATAAAACCAAAAGTTATCCTGTGTCTTGGTGCTTTTGCCGCAAGAACAGTTTTAAACCTCCCCGAAAAAACACCAATATCAAAAATAAGAGGACAAGAATTCAAGGTAAAAGATTACATAGTTATACCAACATTTCACCCTGCATATCTTTTGAGAAACCGGCGGGGGGAAACCGACTTCCAGAGAGACCTTGAAGTTGCTTTAAGGATAGCTGGAATGATCTAA
- the dapF gene encoding diaminopimelate epimerase has protein sequence MSFSKLEGTGNDFIIIDNRTHFINNFLAKKDLNIETFIQIICNRKKGIGADGLILIEKSSSVNFKWDFFNADGSRASMCGNGARCAARFAFEKKIAPKEMTFETGAGIIKATVNGKTVKVLMTKPYDINLKCKIKTDTRNIEGAFLNTGVPHFVAFVENIENVDVENLGRKIRFHEMFKPEGTNVNFAQFKDGKLFVRTYERGVEGETLACGTGSVAAAIAFSRLFSKEPPITVITRSGEPLTIYFDNQLKDVFLEGNTSWICDGELWEEIFG, from the coding sequence ATAAGTTTCTCAAAGTTAGAAGGCACCGGAAATGACTTTATAATAATTGATAATCGAACACATTTCATTAATAACTTTCTGGCAAAAAAAGACTTAAACATAGAAACATTCATCCAGATAATATGTAACAGAAAAAAAGGAATAGGAGCAGACGGCCTCATTCTCATAGAAAAATCTTCTTCCGTTAACTTTAAATGGGATTTTTTCAACGCTGACGGTTCCAGAGCTTCCATGTGCGGAAACGGTGCAAGATGCGCAGCAAGATTCGCCTTTGAAAAGAAAATAGCACCAAAAGAGATGACATTTGAAACAGGAGCAGGAATAATAAAAGCCACAGTAAACGGTAAAACAGTAAAAGTCCTTATGACAAAACCTTACGATATAAATCTTAAATGTAAGATAAAAACGGACACCAGGAACATAGAAGGTGCTTTCTTAAATACCGGTGTTCCCCACTTTGTTGCATTTGTTGAAAATATAGAAAACGTCGATGTGGAAAATCTGGGAAGAAAAATACGCTTCCACGAAATGTTCAAGCCGGAAGGAACGAACGTAAATTTCGCCCAATTTAAAGACGGAAAGCTGTTTGTAAGAACATATGAACGAGGTGTAGAAGGAGAGACTCTCGCCTGCGGCACAGGTTCTGTTGCAGCTGCAATAGCTTTCTCCAGACTATTCTCAAAAGAGCCACCTATAACGGTTATAACGCGCTCCGGAGAGCCCTTGACCATCTATTTTGATAACCAGCTAAAAGATGTATTTTTAGAAGGAAATACCAGCTGGATATGTGACGGAGAACTGTGGGAGGAAATTTTTGGATAA